In Leptospira terpstrae serovar Hualin str. LT 11-33 = ATCC 700639, a single window of DNA contains:
- a CDS encoding DUF4238 domain-containing protein, protein MKNQPKDHHYVPKFYLKYFSIPETRNLKYPKIWCQNYGNGNSTFPTGIHKIAYEKHLYSLRTDSGMNVSLENEFAEIEGFMSKMWELLNSQLNDSNDLKAYKKGLSLFISIMLNRNPTQFKEWEHLHKEITNLFGSLFENTDIILYQEENKENHLGKKEFEEYKNLTKIDIKESFIKILKESSFEIATELIKKRWSILICKKPLLITSDNPVIILNDKNFGINRPNTKIIFPISPYLSFYLDDLTNEPEWQYYPITDEQAIGLNYLQSISDIKLLLSPRPIDLVHAEIKESILQKKHGA, encoded by the coding sequence ATGAAAAATCAACCGAAAGACCATCACTATGTACCAAAATTTTATTTAAAATATTTCTCAATACCCGAAACAAGAAATTTGAAATACCCTAAAATTTGGTGTCAGAACTATGGAAATGGAAATTCAACTTTTCCAACCGGTATACATAAAATAGCCTATGAGAAACATTTATATTCACTCCGAACGGATTCTGGAATGAATGTAAGCCTTGAAAATGAGTTTGCGGAAATTGAAGGATTTATGAGTAAAATGTGGGAATTATTAAATTCTCAGCTCAATGATTCCAATGATTTAAAAGCTTATAAAAAAGGATTGTCACTATTTATAAGCATTATGCTGAACAGAAATCCTACCCAATTTAAGGAATGGGAACATTTACATAAAGAAATTACAAATTTATTTGGAAGTCTATTCGAAAATACGGACATAATTTTATATCAGGAAGAAAATAAGGAAAATCATTTAGGTAAAAAAGAATTTGAGGAATACAAAAATTTAACAAAGATAGATATTAAAGAAAGTTTTATAAAAATCTTAAAGGAGTCATCCTTTGAAATAGCAACTGAATTAATAAAAAAAAGATGGTCAATTCTGATTTGTAAAAAACCTCTCTTGATTACTAGCGATAATCCAGTCATAATACTTAATGATAAAAATTTTGGAATAAATAGACCGAATACTAAAATTATATTCCCAATTTCCCCTTACCTATCTTTTTATTTAGATGATTTAACAAACGAACCAGAATGGCAATATTATCCAATTACTGATGAGCAAGCAATTGGATTAAACTACCTTCAATCGATTTCAGATATCAAATTGCTTTTATCTCCCCGCCCTATTGATTTAGTCCATGCTGAAATTAAAGAATCGATTTTACAAAAAAAACACGGCGCATAA
- a CDS encoding DUF4145 domain-containing protein — translation MKYVIPKASQKSFTCYHCGVLSKQSWDQYGWDGYRNNMHPEKNIIKASTCDHCGNHALWIQGQNYYPGTGNSLPANPDMPEPVLKLYNEASSISLKSPRGSAALLRLAIQILCKELGEEGKNINTDIGNLVKKGLPELVQQSLDIVRVIGNDAVHPGQIDTDEIDTVSNLFELVNVIVEYMISLPKRIGGIYSNLPNEKIKGIEDRDKK, via the coding sequence ATGAAATATGTAATACCTAAAGCTAGTCAAAAATCCTTTACTTGTTACCATTGTGGTGTTCTTTCTAAACAAAGTTGGGATCAATACGGATGGGATGGATATCGAAATAATATGCATCCAGAAAAAAATATAATTAAAGCAAGCACATGTGATCACTGTGGAAACCATGCATTATGGATACAGGGTCAAAACTACTACCCAGGAACGGGAAATTCTTTGCCGGCGAATCCAGATATGCCTGAGCCAGTTCTTAAACTTTATAATGAAGCTAGTAGCATTAGCCTTAAATCACCTCGCGGTTCTGCAGCTTTATTACGATTAGCTATTCAGATATTATGCAAAGAATTGGGCGAAGAAGGAAAAAATATTAACACAGATATCGGAAATTTAGTAAAAAAAGGCCTTCCGGAACTAGTACAACAATCTCTAGATATTGTAAGAGTAATTGGAAATGACGCAGTTCATCCAGGCCAGATTGATACTGATGAGATCGATACTGTATCAAATTTATTTGAGTTGGTAAACGTGATTGTAGAATATATGATTTCATTACCAAAACGAATCGGTGGAATTTACTCAAATTTACCCAACGAAAAAATAAAAGGCATTGAAGATAGAGATAAAAAATAA